A portion of the Anaerolineales bacterium genome contains these proteins:
- a CDS encoding MFS transporter encodes MTQEVGIRLYRARWGVLGAFMLVVIVNQLSWITFAAITSQSAAYYGVSELEIGLLSLSFMLVYLIVSIPASWAIDTYGFRRAVGLGAVLTAVFGMARGLVGPSYTLVLLAQLGIAVGQPFILNAVTKVAGRWFGPEERATASGLGTLAIFVGVLLGLALTPLLTAGFGIASMLLIYGVAAIVVAVVFFAVARERPPTPPGPPGEEIRALVFDGMRQMLRRPDFLRLLAVFFIGLGIFNSVTTWIEDILRPRGFSPLQAGMIGGVMVAAGIVGALVLPALSDRRRRRTPYLVVGMAGACLGLAGMTFAPGFAGVMVASLVLGFFLLGAAPVGFQYGAEATLPAPEATSNGLLLMMGQISGIVFILAMDAFRSSETGSMTPSLVVLTVLMGISVLLCLRLKEAAPVPPAKG; translated from the coding sequence ATGACGCAAGAAGTCGGGATCCGGTTGTACCGGGCGCGCTGGGGGGTGTTGGGCGCGTTCATGCTGGTGGTGATCGTCAACCAGCTTTCGTGGATCACCTTCGCCGCCATCACCAGCCAGTCGGCGGCCTACTACGGCGTGAGTGAGCTGGAAATCGGATTGCTCTCGCTGAGCTTCATGCTGGTGTACCTGATCGTATCGATCCCGGCTTCCTGGGCGATCGACACGTACGGCTTCCGCCGTGCCGTGGGCTTGGGCGCGGTGCTGACGGCGGTGTTCGGCATGGCGCGGGGGCTGGTCGGGCCGTCGTACACCCTGGTCCTGCTGGCGCAACTGGGCATTGCCGTCGGTCAGCCGTTCATCCTGAACGCGGTGACCAAGGTCGCCGGCCGCTGGTTTGGCCCGGAGGAACGGGCGACCGCCTCCGGGCTGGGGACGCTGGCGATCTTCGTCGGCGTGCTGCTCGGCCTGGCGTTGACGCCCCTGCTCACCGCCGGTTTCGGCATCGCCTCGATGCTGTTGATCTACGGGGTGGCCGCCATCGTCGTGGCCGTGGTCTTCTTCGCGGTTGCACGCGAGCGGCCGCCCACGCCTCCCGGTCCACCCGGCGAGGAGATCCGGGCGCTGGTGTTTGACGGGATGCGCCAGATGCTGCGCCGTCCTGACTTCCTGCGGTTGCTGGCCGTGTTCTTCATCGGGCTGGGGATCTTCAACAGCGTCACCACCTGGATCGAGGACATCCTGCGGCCGCGCGGCTTCAGCCCGTTGCAGGCAGGAATGATCGGCGGGGTGATGGTAGCCGCCGGGATCGTCGGGGCGCTGGTGCTGCCCGCCCTCTCGGATCGGCGCCGGCGACGCACGCCGTACCTGGTGGTCGGGATGGCCGGCGCCTGCCTGGGCCTGGCTGGGATGACCTTCGCCCCCGGCTTCGCCGGCGTGATGGTCGCCAGCCTCGTGCTGGGCTTCTTCCTGCTGGGCGCGGCTCCCGTTGGGTTCCAGTACGGCGCCGAAGCCACGCTGCCCGCGCCCGAGGCGACCTCCAACGGGCTGCTGCTGATGATGGGCCAGATCTCAGGCATCGTCTTCATCCTGGCGATGGATGCGTTCCGTTCGTCCGAGACCGGCTCGATGACGCCTTCGCTGGTGGTGCTGACGGTGCTGATGGGTATCAGCGTCTTGCTCTGTCTTCGCCTGAAGGAGGCCGCCCCTGTGCCGCCCGCCAAGGGCTAG